From a region of the Castanea sativa cultivar Marrone di Chiusa Pesio chromosome 10, ASM4071231v1 genome:
- the LOC142613528 gene encoding serine/arginine-rich splicing factor SR45a-like, translating to MSYTREGRSVSPRDSVSPPGRRRRSRSRSLSRSRRSRSRSQDSVDASNPGNNLYVTGLSTRVTSSDLEKYFNKEGKVLECHLVTDPRTRESRGFGFVTMETMEDAERCIKYLNRSVLEGRLITVEKAKRKRGRTPTPGRYHGLRDNRRGAGQGRRRSRSYSPHRWQDRDPYSRDRRGRSRSPYGRRTDDYDSHRRHRERSLSAGGRGYAR from the exons ATGTCATACACAAGGGAAGGAAG GTCTGTATCGCCACGGGACTCTGTTTCGCCTCCTGGGAGACGCCGTCGGTCAAGGTCACGATCATTGTCAAGGTCTAGGAGAAGCCGGTCCAG GAGTCAGGATTCTGTAGATGCATCCAATCCTGGAAATAACTTATATGTAACAGGATTGTCCACAAGGGTTACTAGCAGTGATCTTGAGAAGTACTTTAACAAAGAAGGAAAG GTTTTGGAGTGCCATCTGGTTACAGATCCTCGTACCAGAGAATCCCGTGGCTTTGGTTTTGTCACTATGGAAACTATGGAAGATGCAGAGCGCTGTATCAAGTATTTGAATCGTTCAGTGCTTGAAGGTCGTTTGATCACAGTGGAAAAG GCAAAACGGAAGCGTGGCAGGACACCAACTCCAGGAAGGTATCATGGATTGAGAGATAATAGGCGAG GTGCAGGACAGGGTCGTAGGCGGTCTCGAAGCTACTCACCGCACCGGTGGCAAGACAGGGATCCTTATTCAAGGGATCGGCGAGGAAGATCACGCTCTCCATATGGTAGGAGGACGGATGATTATGACTCACATAGGAGGCATAGAGAACGCTCCTTGTCAGCTGGTGGTCGTGGCTACGCCAGGTAG